The following proteins are co-located in the Flectobacillus major DSM 103 genome:
- a CDS encoding DUF3667 domain-containing protein → MSVHKKRRKVEICHNCHTILTPEDNFCSNCGQENHDLKVGLGQLLYDVFEGITNFDTKFYNTAKSIFAQPGKITKDFLEGRRARYVPPIRLYLLTSFVFFLAFDELIDKAIADGSDTTKGLIDGLTGRSRGNNDNSDDNEAQETQNAQANKKLASIKLEQRLKKLGKKNQITNLKALLDSAVVHEDSAKQAALKEKIQLAEKELAKIKKEDNGINAASKFIKYVTEFKVSSSEILDEMNVARDDTLRQIIDSLPEAQHRPLLIDIQKQLAYDTLNAEEMFEVDDDLKKYFTEKMGRTGKFEYTLILHSIKNKAVVKLNINNVIIPVKGSDGEVRNTAYKKRILTMSNDELDSLITKEELKTSPFMFLKRGLLRNTTYYELALNEDAEKAISEIIHFGVGVISFMMFILMPIVGLMLKVVYSKRMHSAFSYPFRWIRYIMDWVLYILRMRKQRKYTRIPMLVEGHTRFYYEHLIFSIHIHSVFLLMVMLIVGIGVWLGYWQMSLGIAMIGFMIYFMVSLKVVYRQGWFKTFFKSVLLLFMYSFTFILVLTITGSIKFALQ, encoded by the coding sequence ATGTCGGTACATAAAAAACGCCGTAAAGTTGAAATTTGTCATAATTGTCATACTATTCTAACGCCCGAAGATAACTTTTGCTCAAACTGTGGGCAAGAAAATCATGATTTGAAAGTTGGTTTAGGACAGCTCCTGTATGATGTATTTGAAGGCATCACCAATTTTGATACCAAGTTTTATAACACAGCCAAATCTATTTTTGCCCAACCTGGCAAAATTACCAAAGATTTTCTGGAAGGGCGTAGAGCTAGATATGTGCCTCCAATTAGGCTATATCTGCTTACTTCGTTTGTGTTCTTTTTGGCTTTTGACGAGCTTATCGACAAGGCTATTGCCGATGGCTCAGATACTACCAAGGGGCTAATAGATGGTTTGACAGGCCGAAGCAGAGGGAATAATGACAATAGCGATGACAATGAGGCTCAAGAAACCCAAAATGCTCAGGCTAATAAAAAACTCGCTAGTATCAAACTAGAGCAGAGGCTTAAGAAATTAGGAAAGAAAAATCAGATAACTAATCTGAAAGCCTTGCTTGATTCGGCAGTGGTTCATGAAGACTCTGCCAAACAGGCAGCGTTGAAGGAAAAAATACAACTTGCTGAAAAGGAGCTTGCCAAAATCAAAAAAGAAGATAATGGTATTAATGCTGCAAGCAAGTTTATTAAATATGTAACAGAATTTAAAGTAAGTTCGTCAGAGATATTAGATGAAATGAATGTTGCCCGAGACGATACCCTTAGGCAGATTATAGATTCGCTTCCTGAGGCACAACATAGACCTTTATTGATTGATATTCAGAAACAGTTGGCTTATGATACCCTCAATGCCGAAGAGATGTTTGAGGTAGATGATGACTTGAAAAAGTACTTTACCGAAAAAATGGGGCGAACAGGTAAGTTTGAATATACCCTGATTTTGCATTCTATTAAAAACAAAGCGGTTGTAAAATTGAATATCAATAATGTAATAATTCCAGTAAAAGGAAGCGATGGCGAGGTAAGAAATACAGCCTATAAAAAGCGTATCTTAACGATGAGCAACGACGAACTCGATAGCTTGATTACAAAAGAGGAGCTAAAAACGAGTCCTTTTATGTTTTTGAAGAGAGGTTTGCTTCGCAATACTACCTATTATGAGCTGGCTTTGAATGAGGATGCCGAAAAGGCTATCTCCGAGATAATTCATTTTGGGGTAGGGGTTATTTCGTTCATGATGTTTATTTTGATGCCTATTGTGGGGCTAATGCTCAAGGTCGTTTATAGCAAGCGAATGCACAGTGCCTTTAGCTATCCGTTTCGTTGGATACGCTATATTATGGACTGGGTATTGTACATTTTGCGGATGAGAAAGCAGAGAAAATATACCAGAATACCTATGTTGGTAGAAGGCCATACACGGTTTTACTATGAGCATTTGATATTTTCAATACATATTCATTCGGTTTTTTTATTAATGGTAATGTTGATTGTAGGTATAGGTGTGTGGTTGGGTTATTGGCAGATGTCGCTAGGTATAGCCATGATAGGATTCATGATTTATTTTATGGTGTCGTTGAAAGTGGTGTATCGACAAGGCTGGTTCAAAACCTTCTTCAAGTCGGTATTATTGCTATTTATGTATAGTTTTACGTTTATTTTAGTACTTACCATTACTGGCAGTATCAAGTTTGCTTTGCAGTAG
- a CDS encoding VIT1/CCC1 transporter family protein — protein sequence MEEQHLESSDFLKDIVIGMSDGLTVPFALAAGLSGAVTQTSIITTAGIAEIVAGSIAMGLGGYLAGQTEVEHYESELKREFEEVERVPEREKEEVREVFADYGLDLATQNIIVEALAKDKKKWVDFMMKFELGLEKPDINRARNSALTIGVSYIVGGCIPLLPYFFVENSLDGLKLSAMITLLALFIFGYFKSKVTGQNPVGGALKVMTIGTAAAAAAFFVAKLF from the coding sequence ATGGAAGAACAACATCTTGAAAGCTCAGATTTTCTTAAAGATATCGTTATAGGTATGTCCGATGGGCTAACAGTTCCATTTGCTTTGGCGGCAGGACTTTCGGGGGCTGTCACACAAACCTCCATTATTACCACAGCAGGTATTGCCGAAATTGTAGCGGGTTCTATTGCTATGGGGTTGGGAGGATATTTGGCTGGCCAAACGGAGGTTGAGCATTACGAGTCAGAACTCAAGCGTGAGTTTGAAGAAGTAGAGCGTGTTCCAGAAAGAGAAAAAGAGGAAGTGCGTGAGGTATTTGCCGACTATGGTCTTGACTTAGCAACCCAAAATATTATTGTTGAGGCTTTGGCAAAAGACAAGAAAAAATGGGTTGATTTTATGATGAAATTTGAATTAGGCCTAGAAAAACCTGACATCAATAGGGCCAGAAACTCTGCTTTGACCATTGGGGTATCTTATATAGTAGGGGGGTGTATTCCGTTGTTGCCTTATTTCTTTGTCGAGAACTCTTTGGATGGCCTCAAGCTTTCGGCTATGATCACTTTGCTTGCTCTATTTATTTTTGGGTATTTTAAAAGCAAAGTTACAGGGCAAAATCCTGTAGGTGGGGCTTTAAAAGTAATGACAATCGGAACAGCCGCTGCTGCTGCTGCATTTTTTGTAGCCAAGCTATTTTAA